The following are from one region of the Nostoc cf. commune SO-36 genome:
- a CDS encoding serine/threonine-protein kinase — protein MLGQLLDGRYQVLQVLGGGGFSQTYIAQDTHRPGLPKCVVKHLKPVTRSPEFIETARRLFTSEAETLEQLGNHDQIPRLLAYFEDNQEFFLVQEFIEGPTLKAELFPNQPWTEAKVIQLLQQVLSILQFIHSHNVIHRDIKPDNIIRRQQDGKLVLIDFGAVKQVQTQLLTMPGYTGATIIIGTPGYMSTEQGQGKPRPNSDIYSLGIIGIQSLTGLHPINFEEEPDTGEIYWQHQANVSPELASVLSKMVLHHFKQRYQSAAEVLRALKDLDTKIEAQSLQPPSFTQPSQASFSQQNSIEYPHTSILSAENYTRLETILLEFVGPVASRLLRQVAASSSNFEELINQLAVHLRVNQQIDFQKKTIFLLEKPTFIQELTVKSEIKSNNLPSQEHQVISDNFIHQCERELADLIGPIAKFLVPKALKSSRQISRAELVEILASHIPDPQKALQFQQHLLS, from the coding sequence ATGTTAGGACAATTATTAGACGGACGTTACCAAGTCCTTCAAGTGTTAGGTGGAGGAGGATTCAGTCAAACCTACATTGCCCAAGACACCCACCGACCAGGTTTGCCTAAATGCGTTGTCAAGCATCTTAAGCCCGTGACTCGCAGCCCTGAATTTATCGAAACTGCCAGACGGCTATTTACCAGTGAGGCAGAAACACTAGAACAACTGGGCAACCACGATCAAATCCCTCGGCTTTTAGCCTATTTTGAAGATAACCAAGAGTTTTTCTTGGTGCAAGAGTTCATTGAAGGGCCTACTCTGAAAGCAGAACTGTTCCCCAATCAACCTTGGACAGAAGCAAAAGTAATTCAACTGCTCCAACAGGTGTTGAGTATTCTGCAATTTATTCACAGCCACAATGTTATCCATCGAGATATTAAGCCAGACAATATAATCAGGCGGCAACAAGACGGTAAACTAGTGCTGATTGACTTTGGGGCAGTTAAACAAGTCCAAACTCAACTACTGACAATGCCAGGATATACGGGGGCTACTATTATCATCGGCACCCCAGGATATATGTCTACAGAACAGGGGCAAGGCAAGCCCCGCCCCAATAGCGATATTTATTCTTTGGGTATTATTGGTATTCAATCGCTGACGGGGTTACATCCGATAAACTTTGAAGAAGAGCCAGATACAGGAGAAATTTATTGGCAGCATCAAGCTAATGTCAGTCCTGAGTTGGCATCTGTGCTATCTAAGATGGTTCTACACCACTTCAAACAGCGCTATCAGTCTGCGGCTGAAGTTTTACGGGCGCTTAAGGATCTTGATACTAAAATAGAAGCACAATCACTTCAACCACCATCTTTTACACAACCGTCTCAAGCTTCGTTTTCTCAACAAAACTCAATTGAGTATCCGCATACTTCTATCCTGTCTGCGGAAAATTACACTCGCTTGGAAACAATTCTTTTGGAATTTGTCGGCCCCGTTGCCTCAAGATTACTACGGCAAGTTGCGGCATCATCGTCTAATTTTGAAGAACTAATTAATCAATTAGCCGTTCATCTTCGAGTCAATCAACAAATTGATTTTCAGAAGAAAACAATATTCCTCTTAGAGAAGCCTACTTTCATACAGGAACTTACTGTTAAATCGGAAATTAAGTCAAATAATTTACCTAGTCAAGAACATCAAGTAATCAGCGATAACTTTATACATCAATGCGAACGGGAATTAGCTGATTTAATTGGCCCAATAGCTAAGTTTTTAGTTCCAAAAGCTCTTAAATCTTCTAGACAAATTTCTCGTGCAGAACTTGTAGAAATTTTAGCATCACATATACCCGACCCTCAAAAAGCTTTACAATTTCAGCAGCATCTACTTTCTTAG
- a CDS encoding phosphate/phosphite/phosphonate ABC transporter substrate-binding protein, whose product MYLRFSRRLFLFHLLGFTFVACQPKPFEGTITIGVINYGGGEQIINQYAKFNSYLGEKTNAYIQLEPVFNENRAVERLEARAWSLVFAPPGLAAIAIARHQYVPLFPLIGISNLRSIFVVRKDNPITELKQLQGQIIALGQLGSATGYYLPLYNLYGITLADILFAPTPKAALELVAQGKAAACAVSEAELSLYGSQLGQTEFRILFKDPHYVPLGMVLIGPNIELNRQEFIRKVMSDVPSGLAEEVGYVPNGQVPNYKYMISVVDRVSSISSKLQTKPIRLF is encoded by the coding sequence ATGTATTTGCGATTTTCCCGTCGGTTATTTCTGTTTCATCTGCTAGGCTTCACATTTGTTGCCTGTCAACCAAAACCGTTTGAAGGTACGATAACTATCGGCGTTATCAACTACGGTGGAGGCGAACAGATAATTAACCAATATGCTAAATTCAATAGTTACTTGGGTGAAAAAACTAATGCATATATTCAGCTAGAGCCTGTTTTTAATGAAAATAGAGCGGTTGAACGCCTTGAGGCTCGTGCTTGGTCTTTGGTATTTGCTCCACCAGGTTTAGCGGCTATTGCGATCGCACGTCACCAATATGTTCCCCTATTTCCTTTAATAGGTATTAGTAATTTGCGCTCCATTTTCGTTGTTCGTAAAGATAATCCGATCACCGAATTGAAACAGCTACAAGGGCAAATAATCGCTTTAGGACAGTTAGGTTCAGCAACAGGATATTATCTTCCTCTTTACAATCTCTATGGTATAACACTAGCTGACATACTATTTGCACCCACACCTAAAGCCGCACTAGAATTAGTCGCTCAAGGGAAAGCTGCTGCTTGTGCTGTTTCGGAGGCAGAATTGAGTCTCTACGGTTCACAGTTGGGACAAACCGAATTCCGCATCCTATTTAAAGACCCTCACTATGTACCGTTAGGTATGGTTTTGATTGGGCCGAATATAGAACTTAACCGTCAAGAGTTTATTCGCAAAGTAATGAGTGATGTGCCTTCAGGTTTAGCCGAAGAGGTGGGGTATGTACCCAATGGACAAGTACCAAATTACAAATACATGATTTCTGTCGTTGATCGGGTAAGCTCAATTAGTTCTAAGCTACAAACAAAGCCTATACGTTTATTTTGA